From Polyodon spathula isolate WHYD16114869_AA chromosome 26, ASM1765450v1, whole genome shotgun sequence, one genomic window encodes:
- the LOC121300434 gene encoding sorting nexin-8-like, protein MEVVINDGSVPPYYREVYEAICCKQEDRVQTDVFQRLLSKTDLPVAVQNQIAEHVDCKEGFLSKLTLYKALALIALAQQGKHPSTKVLENFTQEFPKPSLGDLQALRMQPPSGNPLLLSQTLAELLDIDTVQVALIPEKKGLFLKHVEYEITSQRFQASVYRRYSDFDVFHELLLQRFAYRMVPALPPKRMLKGVLTSTTDREFIEGRRRALRRFINLVARHPFFSEDGLIKIFLTFSGSDVQNKLRESFKTAGDEFMTCKIATQAKEYLPDDIQAKFSSSREMIRNVFNSFQKLRDRAERMAVRSVETATDLLMFGRELSALGSDTIPVQSWASTNNNTWGTMRQSLKGLSVEFALLADNAAQQGKREEEDVVEKLNLFLDLLQSYKDLCERHEKGVLHDHQRALQKYSLIKRQMMSATVQSKEQVSVDQLESRIVQQENAIVTMELRNYFSLFCLHQETQLICTYLQITAHILGTFVNSQIQGHREMSVVWNDLQPKLGCLFGAPNGMPSPPLTPQQANWKSPNTFFPN, encoded by the exons ATGGAGGTGGTGATCAATGAcg gTTCTGTACCTCCCTATTACAGGGAGGTGTATGAGGCTATATGCTGTAAGCAGGAGGATCGTGTGCAAACGGATGTGTTTCAGAGGTTGCTGAGCAAGACAGACCTGCCAGTCGCAGTACAGAATCAG aTTGCAGAACATGTGGACTGTAAGGAGGGTTTCCTGTCCAAGCTGACACTGTACAAAGCCTTGGCCCTGATTGCGCTGGCTCAGCAAGGGAAGCACCCAAGTACCAAGGTCCTGGAAAACTTCACCCAAG AGTTTCCAAAGCCCAGTCTGGGAGATCTGCAAGCACTTCGAATGCAGCCGCCCTCCGGAAACCCTCTCCTCCTCTCACAGACCCTGGCAGAGCTGCTGGATATCGATACCGTGCAGGTGGCGCTCATTCCTGAGAAGAAAGGGCTTTTTCTCAAACACGTGGAATATGAGATCACCAGTCAG CGTTTTCAAGCCTCGGTTTACCGTAGATACAGTGATTTTGATGTGTTTCATGAGCTTCTGCTGCAGAGGTTTGCCTACAGAATGGTGCCAGCACTCCCACCCAAAAGGATGCTAAAGGGAG TCTTGACATCTACAACTGACCGGGAGTTTATTGAGGGTCGGAGGAGAGCTCTCAGGCGTTTCATTAACCTGGTGGCACGACACCCTTTCTTCTCAGAGGATGGACTCATAAAAATCTTCTTGACTTTCAGTGGTTCA GATGTACAAAACAAACTGCGTGAGTCATTCAAGACAGCAGGGGATGAATTCATGACATGTAAAATAGCAACACAGGCCAAG GAATACCTTCCAGACGATATCCAAGCCAAGTTTTCTTCCAGCAGGGAGATGATCCGAAACGTCTTCAACAGCTTCCAGAAGCTGCGGGACCGGGCGGAGAGGATGGCTGTGCGCTCAGTGGAGACCGCCACGGATCTGCTGATGTTTGGGAGGGAACTAAG TGCCCTTGGCTCAGACACCATACCAGTGCAATCCTGGGCTTCCACAAACAACAACACGTGGGGCACCATGAGGCAGTCTCTGAAAGGACTCTCCGTGGAGTTTGCTCTACTGGCTGACAATGCAGCACAACAG gGTAAAAGAGAGGAAGAAGACGTAGTGGAAAAACTGAATCTCTTCCTGGATTTATTACAGTCATATAAA GATTTATGTGAACGGCATGAGAAAGGCGTTCTGCATGATCACCAGCGTGCGCTCCAGAAATACAGTCTGATAAAGAGGCAGATGATGAGCGCCACTGTGCAGAGCAAGGAACAGGTGTCTGTGGACCAGTTGGAGTCCCGCATTGTACAG CAAGAGAATGCAATTGTGACAATGGAGCTTCGGAACTATTTCTCCCTATTCTGCCTTCACCAGGAGACCCAGCTGATATGCACATACCTTCAGATCACTGCCCATATTCTGGGAACCTTTGTCAACTCCCAGATACAGGGGCACAGGGAG ATGAGTGTAGTTTGGAATGACCTACAACCTAAGCTCGGCTGCTTGTTTGGGGCACCAAATGGAATGCCATCTCCCCCACTGACACCACAGCAGGCCAACTGGAAGTCTCCCAACACCTTCTTCCCAAATTAA